The genomic interval ACAGCCTGATTTAGAGTTTGAGGCACCACTTACGTTTTTGTACGGAGGAAAAACCTGTCTGATCCTCAAGGAATACGAAGAAGATCTGAGGTAGTTGTTAGCGGAAATTGCGAGAAGAGCATTTCTCCCCGCTGAACTGCCGACACTCCAAATCTTTGCCGATTCACTTGGCAACAGAAAGACACTGGCGGCAAGCGGTTGGGACGGGAACAAGTAGAATTTGGGGGGGCACTTGGGTCCACATCCATGCACAAACTGCTAGTTATCAAGCAAGATTCTCTCCTCCTTCCTCCTGCTACTGTTTCTTTGGGAAGCCTTTTGGAGCAGAGTCGGGAGCCGGGACACGTGGGGTCCCGTGGTAATTCACGCCTTCTCCTCCGAATGTCTAAGTCAAATAAGGATAAAAATTTGACTTTCACGATCCCAGTAGTCGTTTTTTAATGAGGAGTAATTGAGCCAATGCAATTGACAGGTGGTATGTTGCCAATGGACATCAATTGATCTTGCTTTGACGCACGTGATCGCGTGATCTCTGGTGAATTATGAATGATCAAAGTCACGTGGGAAAGGCAATTTATGGGAAGGAGGCATTGAACAACTTACTTCCAAGTCAAATagcaaacaatttgattgcatCCCCCCTCTTCTATCCTTCGTCTCCTCCCCTCCCCCTAAGCCAGCTCATTCACAGTTGCGGTACTCGCCTTCTTGAGCATCCAAAGAGAGGCTGTCGATGTTCAAAGTACAATAAATGTAGAGGGCCCGTTCCTCCCTGGGCCCTTCTTCCTTCCTTGATTGCGGATGGAGTTGGCTACGAGATGTAAGGACCCCCAAAGTGCGAGGCTGGTGGGAAATGTTCCTCGCACTGTCAGGGACAATATTGCAATATCGAAATCCTAAGAAACTCAAGGGCGACATCTCGATGTATTtacaaataaaagttaagtaagtTACTAATCTAAATGACGGCCTCCGCTCCGGATTGGCTTTGAAGAATTTTGGTTTGGAGTGGGAGGCTGCTTCAGACGTGGTGTTAGTAATTTTAATTTTTCGCGGTAGTTAAAGTGTATTGTcaagtttcaagaaaaatactCAAACACATTGATGCATTTGTGAGCTCGTCAAATCATACAAAGCAACctgtaaattttcaaaatgcttcaaaattgcataaagtgcaaaaatcCAAGTTTAAAATGATTCTAAAAACTTTTGCTTTCGGAGACTACTTGATTggaaattaggagcacacttagttggCACGGCACTTCAAATAGAGAAATGGCCTTTTACACTGCTACTGAAATATTTTGGACTTTATGGTTCAGATTTCGTCCTTTTTTGTTCGAAAATGACCCCTTTGTATCTGAACTTATAGGCCCAAATAATTCATGTATTCTAATTTTCAAGGTCACAAAAGTAAGAGATAACTTTTCTTGAAACAACTCAAATTGTTGTGTACCAGTATTTAAAATCCTCtaaaaatatgaattattccaattttcttttggaaccaACAAATGTACATACACTTAGTTAAACAGTCAATGTCgatatgaagaaaatgaatgagatCTCAAGGACGCAATTTGTATCTGCTTTTTCTAAAGTATTGGAGACAAGTCCAAATCCGTAAGATCACTTGTTAATGTCGcgttttttgcatttcttcaaaataCAACAAAATGGATAGCGAAGTGTCTCTCTGacatttgcaaaacaaattttcagttttaaTGTGTTTTAAGCAATGTTTTATAGTAGTTTGAGATCATACCTGAAAGAGAAAAGTGAAGGCttaattgttccaaattaaAACTTTAATTTCAGGATTATTAAATCCAATGTACCTCAGTGGTGATAAAATATATCATATTCTATCTTCTATAATGAGTCTTAATAAAATGAACTCTTAATTtccatgaaatgaattttgCTAGAAGCTAGAACTCCATAGaacattaaaatgaaagtttatcTGATCTTTTTGATGATTGCGATTTGGGTAGttcaatcaaatcatatcAAGGCAATTCAACAACCGTTTCTTTACGTTGGTGACTAGAGTTCTGGTCAGGAAGCTAACTCGAAGTGGGATTCTGTAAGTTATTAATCAATGAAGAACATTAAGCTCagaacaaaatgaatgtccaaatgaaagaaaataagtGAGGTTTTGGCAATGAGAAcataaattgaaagttttcttgGCAAAAGTTGTCCTTAAATCAATTGATTTATGAGCAGGTAGAGGTAGCCATTGCGTGGCAAATTTAAGTAGGTCAGCTCTTCCTTGGCTACCCAAAATAGTAGTATGGGGACGTTTTGTGGCACTAGAGGTAGCCTTAAACTACTGAATTGCCACCATTAGAAGTCATGGCCTCCACTCCGTCTATGAACTGCTTCGACGAATACGTCTTCTTAAAGCTTGTGGAATGCCATTACAAATAACGCACTACCTTCGTGCTAAGGTAACGGTATCGGTAACGGAACGGTTTTTTAGCCTTCCCGTTACCTTTACTTTCTACTTTACTAAACgtgggaaagaaaaaatgtatgaaGGCTGCTTtgccgattttttttgaagttaaTAAATAATCACGAGAGGCTGCGACTAGGGTTATCAATATATATTTTTCCTCACGTATGACATTACTAGTTGCATGACGGAAACCCGTAATGTAGCTTCAAAATTTAGCACATATTTTCCTTCGGTCAAACCAATTTTCAGCAAAAGTAACCGTATCGATAGCggggtaacggtaacgcgttgcTTTTTTTCGGTGGTGGTTCAAGCCCTGCATCTGTGACGTTTGCCTCAGCTGTAATGTCTATATTCTAGTGTTGCCAATACGAGGTAAGATAAAGAGTTGATTGATATCCACTTTTCTttacaaatggaacaaaatctTGCCTTCATTAGCTTGGAATTTGTTGTAGAGGCCCTGAATGAATTTGTTAGCAATTAGTATAGCgtattgaatcatttttattattactattattgtcagttttatcatcatcaacaattaTTTATCAaactctttcaaaattggaccTGCCAAGGGGATTAAAATTAACTTGCTAACTCTAATGATCTGTTGAACTAAACTATCAGCATTTGATTGCCTCATAGTAAGACAATGATGAACCATGTAATTGGGCTACTAAAAGTCTCCCGTCGCCTTCTACGCAATCTAGCCTGTCTCGTTCAACAAATATTCCTAATCTAGCAGGCCTGTTCGACAAGGCAGTGTACATCATCTACTTTCCTACTTCACTTTTACCTAGCATTGCTAGAAAGTTTtagccaaggccaaaatttACTCAAGGCCGAACAAATGGATTGCTAGcaacatttcatatttttgatttcCAATCGTGTGAGccatcaaaaaaaacaatataaaaTAGTCGCTGAAAATGGATAGATCGACCTTTACTCCATATAACGAGTCAATGGCTTATTTTGAGCAGAAATTTGGACTCTAACGTCGCTCACAGCCTGGCAAGCCTGTTCGCACCATTGATGTTTTTTCATGTGGTCTCGGTTCTTCGGTTAATTCTGTCTATCCTAAATCTATCCTTAAGCTTGAAAGGGTCTCTTTGATTGCATTCCGGTGCTGGGATCGCGCTTACGTGGAGTACTGGGATTGGTATCCGGTGTCTTCTCAATGGGCGACTTGTTGTCTAAGAAGTTCAGACATAGCGCCCCTTCTTCCCCCAATCATAGCCAGCCTTCAGTCAGCATGGCCTCGCCCAATAACACGGTTACCATCTCGCCCAAAGGCCAGCACACCTCGACCTTCATCTTCCTCCACGGCTTGGGCGACACCGGCCACGGGTGGGCGTCCACCTTGGGCGAAATTCGACCCTCGCACATGAAGATTGTGTGCCCCACGGCCCCCACCATGCCCGTGACTCTGAACTCGGGTAAGACCGTGATCAGAGATTTCATGTGGGTAACTAAGTGTGCATTTCAACAAACACATCGACGGTTTGATGAACATGTCATTTTTCTCAGCTTGGGGTTCAGTCAGAACTCGTTTTCAACGGGATCTGGGCAGGCCATGGAGTATCATGATCCAGGATTGTTCCAAACCTACCAGTTCCAATCTGCATTTTGTTgatcatttgcattttggcaGTATCACCGTTTTGTCGCACGAAGTTGGCTTTCGTCattgatcatttttctttggcccATTTCAGTACTATTGCTCCAAGTGTCTTGGACAAGACTGGCTGGCTCAAAGCTCTTGATGCTTTGTTAACTTAAGACGTACCACGTTGTTCTATTATccaacaaaatcattcaaaatccaatattatatttttttcgttcaaagTAAGATtcgttcaaaaaagtgaaaggcAATGTGCAtttttcgttccatttttgccaattgtaCTTGTATGATTTGAACAGCCTTGATTATGGTAGTAAATTAAGTAAATCATGTTACAAAAGCCAAAGTACGAAGAACTCAAAGAAAAGTGAAGATTTGAGAGGAAGTTTAGAACtgtgaaatatgaaaatatggccatgattttttctaagaaagagaaggaagaaaaaagttttcttctaTTAGCGGGGTTTGAAGGTAACATGATTTTTTAACCGATTTTCGTACTACCGAAGATACCAAAGTGTGCCTATCCTGGAAAACGATACTCATGAAGACATTGgaagttattctttttttttttttttctttttatgaaTTCATCAAAAGACTAAAAATCCAAGCCCGTTGCTTAAAAATGCCAGAAACCGCAAAAACGCCATTTGCCGTACAAATTTCGTTATAGTTGATATATTACTTAATCATTGCATTGAATGAAATCGGGAGATCGGGttgtctttgaatttggtaCAAGTGAAAATATGTCTTTCGTTCGTTGATGTTGACACAGTTTAGTGTTTCAGAGGTAGTCGTGTGACTAATACATGTTTGCATTTGATTACAGGGTTCATGATGCCCGCCTGGTTTGATTTGAAGAGCCTGGATCCGGAAGGCCCCGAAGACGAAGCGGGTCTTAAAAAGTCCCGCGATTTCGTGGACAGACTCATCTCAGACGAGGTGGCTTGTGGCATACCACCGGAGCGCATTCTTTTGGGCGGGTTCTCGCAAGGCGGGGCATTGGCGTTATTCACGGGCGTTGCATCCAAGACAAAAATCGGCGGAATCGTCGCCCTCTCGTGTTGGTTGCCCATGAATAAGTCGGCGGCCAGTTGGATCAAGAACGTGGATGTACCCGTGCTTCAATGTCACGGGGACTGCGATCCGGTGGTGCCCTTTAAGTGGGGTCAAATGACTTCGGCCTTGATGAAAAAGTTCTTTCGCTCGCACGAATTCAAAACATTCCAGGGTCTGGGACACTCGTCTTCGGCGGATGAGCTCGAGACCATCCAAAAATTTGTCGAAACCATCTTAAAATGATCTAGTCCTTCCTTCAACGACGTTTGGTTGTCGTCGGATGTCGAAAAAATCGGGGTGTCTGTATGTAactattattactattatttttGTACCCAATTCAGATTCGTAGCTTTCGACCACCGTTCACTGCGCACCAAGTTCTGTGCACGGGCCTATTTTTGCAGTTGGAACTCAATTCAAAGTTAACTGTCATTCAGGGTTCAACAGACTCTTTAGGTATTTGATTTTGTCACAAATGGGGACCTACTGGCTTCAGGACGAGTTTGTTCCCTTTGATCACGCGACTCTCACAAAATCAGAACTGGGTTTCCACATTTACATAGATAGAAGCGCCCCAATAAAAATGTTCACGGCCGGCTCTGATATATGCGCTACACATCCCTGGACGGTTAAGCTGACTTAGAATAAAAATGTTATAATCGGGAAAATGTGAAGTTTATTATTCATAACCGTGCTTCTTCTAACAGCTGTTCATATGTGTAATTTCGATTCTGGGTGACGGGTGCTGGGCGACGTATTCAACAGTGACGGGACGAGGGTGCTTTTCCGAGAGCTCAAAGTGTTGATCCAGTTTGACACTGGGAGATCGTTCATGGATAACTATCACGCTATCatattttcttcccaatccaACCCCGGAAGCGACTCGAACCATTCGAGGGCACGAGAAATGGGTGCCATTTCCCATGGACGTGAACACGGGCAGAAACCAAAGACATCCGATATCACCAAATACCTCTTGCAAGTTTCGGAACGTGCCCATGTTCCAGGCTTTCCCACTGGATCCGGTTTCCAGAATCGGCTTCCGGAACTGTTCCAAAGTGGTGCGATTCAcgatgaggaggaagacgTGGTACCACAGGAGACACGAGATGAACACAAACGATATGAATGACAACACTAGGATGCCCGAGATGTGGATATTCCAATTGACGTCGTTGTTCTCATCACGGTAGAGGAACAAGTAGGTGGATAGAAAAACCAGTAGAAACAGACAGTAGCAATAGGCATACACGAGGAACAAGATAAAATATTTGTAGTTGTAGAACCCGATACAATTGTTCACCCATGGACAATGATGATCCATCTTTAAAATGCATTGGTTGCAAACGCTACAGTGATGAGACCGATCCGGCTTGATCAAAAAGCACGTTTCGCAATATCGCATGGCACCCTGCACCGAGAATTGGAAGCATTCGAGACCTTTGCCCCGGGCAAACTCCAACAACATGCCTTTCCACTCCTCTTCAGAACTGGCCTGGCTTAAGTGTTCCACCTCTTCATCCGTCAGTCTCCAATCGTCGGGGACGTGCCCCGGATTG from Tigriopus californicus strain San Diego chromosome 5, Tcal_SD_v2.1, whole genome shotgun sequence carries:
- the LOC131881314 gene encoding acyl-protein thioesterase 1-like translates to MGDLLSKKFRHSAPSSPNHSQPSVSMASPNNTVTISPKGQHTSTFIFLHGLGDTGHGWASTLGEIRPSHMKIVCPTAPTMPVTLNSGFMMPAWFDLKSLDPEGPEDEAGLKKSRDFVDRLISDEVACGIPPERILLGGFSQGGALALFTGVASKTKIGGIVALSCWLPMNKSAASWIKNVDVPVLQCHGDCDPVVPFKWGQMTSALMKKFFRSHEFKTFQGLGHSSSADELETIQKFVETILK
- the LOC131881312 gene encoding palmitoyltransferase ZDHHC15-like is translated as MNEPRGSVARSLCCGDVPNSIRATCQNAYANCTLVKAVRWLPVAAILCSKSWSCYTFFLVYNHLPEEDSSNHKIATLVLYHILFGLSTWCFLACLVSNPGHVPDDWRLTDEEVEHLSQASSEEEWKGMLLEFARGKGLECFQFSVQGAMRYCETCFLIKPDRSHHCSVCNQCILKMDHHCPWVNNCIGFYNYKYFILFLVYAYCYCLFLLVFLSTYLFLYRDENNDVNWNIHISGILVLSFISFVFISCLLWYHVFLLIVNRTTLEQFRKPILETGSSGKAWNMGTFRNLQEVFGDIGCLWFLPVFTSMGNGTHFSCPRMVRVASGVGLGRKYDSVIVIHERSPSVKLDQHFELSEKHPRPVTVEYVAQHPSPRIEITHMNSC